One genomic segment of Gasterosteus aculeatus chromosome 6, fGasAcu3.hap1.1, whole genome shotgun sequence includes these proteins:
- the LOC120820573 gene encoding uncharacterized protein LOC120820573: MKVYLLLLLLLPLCTAQKFTIQCYGEDFLMVNNMLLDCSGPVQQACYTRDNGEKGCTSKVNCSKPGWTCCHTDRCNA, from the exons ATGAAGGTGTACTTGCTGCTACTGCTTCTGCTGCCACTTTGCACAG CTCAGAAATTTACCATTCAGTGTTATGGTGAAGATTTCCTGATGGTCAACAACATGCTGCTAGATTGCAGCGGCCCAGTTCAACAAGCATGCTACACCAGAG ATAACGGAGAAAAGGGTTGCACTAGTAAGGTCAACTGCTCTAAACCTGGATGGACCTGTTGCCACACCGACCGCTGCAACGCTTGA